The stretch of DNA ATCTTCTTTCGGTCCCCAGAAAACCAATTGAGCATCGTCTTTCTCTGCTTTAAGTAACTTTCTTATCTTTTTAAAATCGTCTTCTGAAATTATTGGATCTATACTTTCTGACTGTGTCATATTCGGTTTTTCCAAACAAGCTATCACCTTTAATCTATCCGTAATTTCATCGGCAAAAACTTTTCCTGGCTGTGTAAAATGCGAAAGCAATTTATTAAACTTTGGCAAGTTTACTGCCCATATTTGAAAACCATTTTCATTGGCAAAATCAATTTCTTTACTCGGAAACTGAAACAAATAATAGTTAAGTTTTTCTGAATTCATTTTCCAATCTGCCTTGGTAACCCTTGCTTTTAATTCTTTTCGGATTTGCAATAAAGCCCACTGCCGATAAACCTCAACGTGAGTAAGTTCCGGTATCCATTTAGTATGAGCTACTCCTTTTATTTCAACACGTGTACCACCTTTACAGCTCACATTTACATCTTGTCGACCCGCACCAATACCTGTTCTAACCAAACCCGTACTTCTATTTAAAAAGCGGATATAATCACAAGCTTCTTTCACCTCGTCGGGATTTACCATTTCTGGATAAGTCACGGTTTCGATAAGTGGCATTCCCAAGCGATCGGTCTTGTAAATCCTCTTATGACCAATATCAGAAACCTCACGACAGCTATCTTCCTCAATGCTTAATTGAATAAGTTTTACGGTTTTGTTTTTCAGCTGAATCTCTCCTTCTACACCCAAAATTGCAGTTCGCTGAAAACCCGTTGGAATACTTCCATCCAAATATTGTTTCCGTGTAATATGCACCTCTCCTACAATATTCAATCGCGATAGCAATGAGATTTTAAGTGCAATTTCCAAAGCTTCTTTATTGATTGGAAAAGGTGGAGTATCGTCAACTTCATAGGTACAAGCCGTTTCATTTTTAAGTCGATAAGTAATCTCTTTACGCGTTTTAAATTCCATTAACGCGGTTCCATCATACTCGCCTAACTCACTTAAAGTTGGACGCATATGCCGGATTACTTCCGCATCAAAATCGTTATGCTTTTGAAACTGCCCAGCCGGGCAATGACAGAAAAGTTTTTCTTGGGTAAGTAATTGTTGGTGCACTTCTAAACCCGACATAAAACCAATACGGTTATAATCGGCTTGAACGGCATTTTTACGTTCAATATATCCAACGGTTTTTTTAGTGTTTTGGTAGTTCTTGAGAGGATCGAACTTCTTCATCTGTTTATAATTTTATATTTTGGCCAGATGCAGCTCGCATCCTATAATTATTTCTTTCAATAGATAAATAATTTGTCATGGCTTGGTTCATTTGAAAGTGAATTTTACAAAAAATTGTTGAACCGAAATTACTCGATTCTAGTTTATATTTATGTTCCTCAAATGTAGGAAATTTTATCGATAGATTATTCTTTAGAAACCTAAAAAAAGATGAATCACCTTAACTTTTCCTCCAAAAATAAAACTTAGTGACTTTGCAGCTTAGCGAGAAAAATTCATCACGCGAAGACGCAGAGACGCAAAGAAAAATAAAAGAGAAGACTAGCAGCAAATACCTTTGAGCACCTTTGTGGCATCCTTTGCGAACCTTAGTGATAAAAATTTTAATTCAAAAATGAACTGTTTTCACTATTTCAACACTCCTAAGATCCACTCAAATACTTATCATTTCTTTCAAACAAAATACAACACGAAATGTTTTTTCTTACTTTTGACGAAAGTCTAATTTATGTATGCCATCATCGATGTGGAAACAACAGGAGTAAATGCTAAAAGCGATCGCTTAACAGAGATTGCAATTATCATTTTTGATGGCGAAAAAATCGTTAAAGAATATTCCAGTCTGATTAATCCTGAGCGAGAAATCCCCTATTACATCACACGAATAACAGGGATAAACAACAGTATGGTAAACTCAGCTCCCAAGTTTTATGAACTAGCAAAAAGTATTGTTGAAATTACCGAAGGCTGCACTTTTGTTGCTCACAACGCTGCTTTCGATTACCGTTTTATTCGTGCCGAATTTGAAAGCTTGGGCTATAATTACGAACGCGAAACAATTGATACCATAAAACTGGCTCGGAAATCTATTCCTGGATTGAGGAGTTATAGTCTGGGCAAATTATGCAATGAAATTGGAATTGAAATAAACAACCGTCACCGTGCAATGGGCGATGCACAGGCAACCGTAGAGCTCTTTAAACGTATTTATCAATTTTAAGCAAAAAGTATACAAATCATTTATTTTTGACAAATGAATGCTGCAAAAAATAAAAAATAGAAGAGCCACGAAAACACCAATACACCAAATGCCACAAAAAGAATCAACCAAAAAAGCATAACAAACAATGAGAAAATCACTTCTGAATTTAGTCCTTATTATCGTTTCCATCGCAATGTTGATTGGAGCATTTATTTATTTTCAAACAGAAGACAAGAATCCGTCCATCATCTTTGAAACGGAGTTAGGAAATATTACAGTGGAATTGTATTTGGATAAAGCTCCTATTACAGCTGCAAATTTCCTTCGTTACGTTGATGAAAATAGACTTACAGAAGCCACTTTTTATCGTACAGTAAGAGATGGGAACCAAGAAAATAATCCGGTAAAAATCAATGTCATTCAAGGCGGATTATATGAAGATAATCACCCTATGATGCTTGAGCCAATCGCTCATGAAAACACAAAACAAACAGGAATAAAACACTTGGATGGAGTAATTTCAATGGCGAGATATACACCCGGAACAGCCACTTCAGAATTTTTTATTTGTGTTGGAGATCAGCCTGCTCTTGATTATGGCGGCGGCAGAAATAACGATGGTGCAGGCTTTGCTGCTTTTGGAAAAGTGACTGAGGGAATGGATGTCGTTCATCAAATTCATCAGGCAGCAGCCGATGGTCAATATCACAATCCAAGAATTAAGATTTTTTCTATTAAAAGAAAGATTAACACCAATTAATATCCTTTATGATTTGTCTTCGTGATACTTTGTGGTGAAAAAAAATTACCACAGAAACTCTAAGAATATAATCAAGATAAATCAGTTTTTCAAACAAAAAAAGGGCAACCCCAGTATATTGAATTCGCCCTTTTAATCGAAATTTAATTTTACACCTCAACTCTTGGTTTAAAAACATTCGATTTCATTAAAATATCAACATATTGCGCACGTTTATAAGCATATGGGTCTTTAATCTTATCGCGAGAAAGGATAGCACGAAATTCATCTACCGAAGCATAATCGTTCTTATCCATCCAAGACTGAAGATCGTCTAACATTTTGGTAATATGATTGATACCATTTTTATAAAGTGTTGTAACAACCTGAACAACGTCAGCACCGGCCAAAAGCATTTTAATCATATCCTCACCTTCCATAATACCGGTATTAGCAGCAAGACTCATATTTACCTGTCCGGCTAAAAGTCCAACATAACGCAAAGGTAAACGGCTTTCATCTGAATTGGAGAAATTATAAGGGAAATGCATTTTCTGATCATTGATATCAATATCGGGCTGGAATAATTTATTAAACATCACAACAGCATCTGCACCTGAACCTTCTATCATATGCACCATACGAAGTGTATTGGTATAAAATGGACTAATTTTAGCAGCAATCGGTATATTTACGGCTTCTTTCACATCGTGAATGATATTTAGTTGTTCTTGCAAAACATCGTGACCACTTAAACCAAAAGGCTTCGGAGTAGAAAAGAAATTAAGCTCTATTCCATCAACACCCGTTTTTTCTATCTCTTTGGCATAATCTACCCAAGTATACTTATAAACACAATTTAAACTGGCAAAAACAGGAATATTAACTGCTTTTTTAACCTTGCTTAAATTTTCCAAAAACTCTTGAGGTCCAATTTCTCCCATATCAGGAAATAAAGAAATCATTTCTGCATTCCGTTCATTATAGGCATTTAAATCTTCGTCGGCTTCAAAATTTTCAAGCTGAATTTGTTCTTCAAATAAGGATTTATAGACAATAGCACCAGCACCTGCTGCTTCAATTTTTTTAATATTCTCAATATCAGCTACTAAATTACTGGCACCCACAATTAAAGGATTTTTTAATTCGATACCCATATAGGTTGTTTTTAATTCGGCCATATTTTTAAATTTTAAATGATTTTTAATGATAATTATCACCAAAGGTACAAAAATTGAGAGTCAAAATATGACATTTAGGTATTTTATGTCCGAAATACGACATGTAATGGCCTTTTTAGTCAAAATGAGTAATTTACGTCTGATGATTGAATGCAAACGTTTGAAAAAAATCACATAATTCATATCCTTTCTAAATTATATTTTAATGTGATTCTAAACATCATATTCTTTATCAAACAGATTAAAATTAGTACTTTTGTACTCCTTTTTTAAGGAAATACGTATTGCGTTAAAAATAAGAAAGTTAAATATTTTTAAAATGGAAAATAAGAAAAAATTTATTACTTGTGATGGAAACTATGCAGCTTCTCATATTGCTTATATGTTTAGCGAAGTTGCTGCCATCTATCCCATCACTCCCTCCTCAACCATGGCTGAATA from Bacteroidales bacterium encodes:
- a CDS encoding 3'-5' exonuclease — encoded protein: MYAIIDVETTGVNAKSDRLTEIAIIIFDGEKIVKEYSSLINPEREIPYYITRITGINNSMVNSAPKFYELAKSIVEITEGCTFVAHNAAFDYRFIRAEFESLGYNYERETIDTIKLARKSIPGLRSYSLGKLCNEIGIEINNRHRAMGDAQATVELFKRIYQF
- a CDS encoding peptidylprolyl isomerase, giving the protein MLIGAFIYFQTEDKNPSIIFETELGNITVELYLDKAPITAANFLRYVDENRLTEATFYRTVRDGNQENNPVKINVIQGGLYEDNHPMMLEPIAHENTKQTGIKHLDGVISMARYTPGTATSEFFICVGDQPALDYGGGRNNDGAGFAAFGKVTEGMDVVHQIHQAAADGQYHNPRIKIFSIKRKINTN
- a CDS encoding dihydroorotate dehydrogenase-like protein — its product is MAELKTTYMGIELKNPLIVGASNLVADIENIKKIEAAGAGAIVYKSLFEEQIQLENFEADEDLNAYNERNAEMISLFPDMGEIGPQEFLENLSKVKKAVNIPVFASLNCVYKYTWVDYAKEIEKTGVDGIELNFFSTPKPFGLSGHDVLQEQLNIIHDVKEAVNIPIAAKISPFYTNTLRMVHMIEGSGADAVVMFNKLFQPDIDINDQKMHFPYNFSNSDESRLPLRYVGLLAGQVNMSLAANTGIMEGEDMIKMLLAGADVVQVVTTLYKNGINHITKMLDDLQSWMDKNDYASVDEFRAILSRDKIKDPYAYKRAQYVDILMKSNVFKPRVEV